The following are encoded together in the Bradyrhizobium algeriense genome:
- a CDS encoding 3-keto-5-aminohexanoate cleavage protein: MGDKAVITCALNGVLTDPKQHNVPVTPEQMAREARAAFNAGASIMHVHLRQQEPNKGHLPSWDVNVSKEIQQAIREACPGVIINHTTGTSGPKYQGALDCVRETKPEIAACNAGSLNYLKVKSDNTWAWPPMMFDNAVEKVQDYLDVMNEAGTIPEFECFDVGIVRCVGMYRQTGMYSGPLEYNFVMGVASGMPADQELLPILLKLKLPEAHWQVTAIGRAEIWPLHQRCADLGGHLRTGLEDTFYLGDGTKVTSNGQLIEAIAACARRAGREIASPAEARQIFGTRH, translated from the coding sequence ATGGGCGACAAGGCCGTCATTACCTGTGCGCTGAACGGCGTGCTGACCGATCCGAAGCAGCACAATGTGCCGGTTACGCCGGAGCAGATGGCGCGGGAGGCCAGGGCCGCGTTCAACGCCGGCGCCAGCATCATGCATGTCCATCTGCGCCAGCAGGAGCCAAACAAGGGACATCTGCCGTCATGGGACGTCAACGTCTCCAAAGAGATCCAGCAGGCGATTCGCGAGGCCTGCCCCGGCGTCATCATCAACCACACCACGGGCACGTCGGGGCCCAAGTATCAGGGCGCGCTCGACTGCGTGCGCGAAACCAAACCCGAAATCGCCGCCTGCAATGCCGGCTCGCTGAATTATCTCAAGGTGAAGTCCGACAACACCTGGGCATGGCCGCCGATGATGTTCGATAACGCGGTCGAGAAGGTGCAGGACTATCTCGACGTGATGAACGAAGCGGGCACGATCCCCGAGTTCGAATGCTTCGACGTCGGCATCGTGCGCTGCGTCGGCATGTACAGGCAGACCGGGATGTATTCCGGCCCGCTCGAGTATAATTTTGTGATGGGCGTCGCCTCCGGCATGCCGGCTGATCAGGAATTGCTGCCGATCCTGTTGAAGCTGAAACTGCCGGAAGCGCATTGGCAGGTGACTGCGATCGGCCGCGCCGAAATCTGGCCGCTGCACCAGCGCTGCGCCGATCTCGGCGGGCATCTGCGCACCGGGCTCGAAGATACTTTCTATCTTGGCGACGGCACCAAAGTGACTTCGAACGGGCAGTTGATCGAGGCGATCGCTGCCTGCGCGCGGCGCGCGGGCCGCGAGATCGCGAGCCCCGCCGAAGCGCGGCAGATCTTTGGGACGAGGCATTGA
- a CDS encoding acyl-CoA carboxylase subunit beta: MAVIESTIVPSSAAFKANRDGMLALITRMRALEDRTRTASAAAKDRFHKRGQLLPRERVALVLDPGSPFIELSTLAGYMFDVPDADKSVPGGGVIAGIGFVSGIRCMVSANDSGIDAGALQPYGLDKTLRVQELALENKLPYVQLVESAGANLLRYRVEDFIRGGNIFRNLARLSAAGLPVVTVTHGSSTAGGAYQTGLSDYIVMVRGRTRAFLAGPPLLKAATGEIATEEELGGAEMHTSISGLGDYLAEDDRDALRIARDIMANLEWDRPKPAEVSFKPPRYDAEELLGIMPMDHKRPVDMRQAIARFVDDSDFTEFGANYGPATVCGHARIEGQAIGIITNNGPLDVPGANKATHFIQACCQSRTPILYMNNTTGYMVGKAYEEAGMIKHGSKMIQAVTSATVPQITIYCGASFGAGNYGMCGRGFHPRFCFSWPNAKTAVMGGEQAAETMAIVTEAAAARRGRPIEKEKLDAMKAQITGVFDGQMDVFSTSARVLDDGVIDPRDTRSVLAEVLAICREAEIRSPQRMQFSVARP, from the coding sequence ATGGCAGTAATCGAATCAACCATCGTTCCCTCCAGCGCCGCCTTCAAGGCCAATCGCGACGGCATGCTGGCGCTGATCACACGCATGCGCGCCCTCGAAGATCGCACGCGCACCGCTTCCGCCGCGGCCAAGGACCGCTTCCACAAGCGCGGGCAGTTGCTGCCGCGCGAGCGCGTAGCGCTGGTGCTCGACCCCGGATCGCCCTTCATCGAACTGTCGACGCTCGCCGGCTACATGTTCGACGTGCCGGATGCGGACAAGAGCGTGCCCGGCGGCGGCGTGATCGCCGGCATTGGTTTTGTCTCAGGCATCCGCTGCATGGTGAGCGCCAATGATTCCGGCATCGATGCCGGCGCGCTGCAGCCGTACGGCCTCGACAAGACGCTGCGGGTACAGGAGCTGGCGCTGGAGAATAAGCTGCCTTACGTGCAGCTCGTCGAAAGCGCCGGCGCCAATCTGCTGCGCTACCGCGTCGAGGATTTTATCCGGGGCGGCAACATCTTTCGCAATCTGGCGCGGCTGTCGGCGGCGGGGTTGCCTGTCGTCACCGTGACGCATGGATCGTCGACGGCAGGCGGCGCTTATCAAACGGGGCTCTCGGATTACATCGTGATGGTGCGCGGCCGCACCCGCGCTTTCCTCGCCGGGCCGCCACTGTTGAAAGCCGCGACGGGCGAGATTGCGACAGAGGAAGAGCTCGGCGGCGCCGAGATGCACACGTCCATCTCCGGTCTCGGCGACTATCTGGCCGAGGACGATCGCGACGCGCTGCGCATCGCGCGCGACATCATGGCCAATCTGGAATGGGATCGGCCGAAGCCTGCGGAAGTTTCCTTCAAGCCGCCGCGCTACGATGCGGAGGAATTGCTCGGCATCATGCCGATGGATCACAAGCGTCCGGTCGATATGCGGCAGGCGATCGCACGATTTGTCGACGATTCCGACTTCACTGAGTTCGGCGCAAACTATGGTCCCGCCACCGTATGCGGCCACGCCCGCATCGAGGGGCAGGCGATCGGGATCATCACCAATAACGGCCCGCTCGATGTGCCCGGCGCCAACAAGGCGACGCATTTTATTCAAGCCTGCTGCCAGTCGCGTACGCCGATCCTCTATATGAACAACACGACGGGCTACATGGTCGGCAAGGCCTACGAAGAGGCCGGCATGATCAAGCACGGCTCCAAGATGATCCAGGCGGTGACGTCGGCCACCGTGCCGCAGATCACGATCTATTGCGGCGCCTCGTTCGGTGCCGGCAATTACGGCATGTGCGGGCGCGGCTTCCATCCGCGCTTCTGCTTTTCCTGGCCGAACGCCAAGACCGCCGTGATGGGCGGCGAGCAGGCGGCGGAAACCATGGCGATCGTGACTGAGGCCGCAGCGGCGCGGCGCGGCAGGCCGATCGAGAAGGAGAAGCTCGATGCCATGAAGGCGCAGATCACGGGCGTGTTCGATGGCCAGATGGACGTGTTCTCGACCAGCGCGCGGGTGCTTGACGACGGCGTGATCGATCCGCGCGATACCCGCAGCGTGCTAGCCGAGGTGCTGGCGATCTGCCGCGAGGCCGAGATCCGCTCACCACAGCGCATGCAATTCTCGGTCGCGCGGCCATGA
- a CDS encoding glutathione S-transferase, whose amino-acid sequence MITLYHCDGARSFRPLWMLEEMGLPYELKMLPFPPRVFAKEYLAINPLGTIPFMIDGETKMTESSGICYYLGTKYGPTPLVVGQDDPAYGAFLNWMYFSDATLTFPQTLVLRYSQLEPEERRNPQVAGDYAKWFLGRLRAVEAATANAETLCAGRFTAADIVNGYALRLAGNIGLAKDFGPNVAAYWARLQERDGYQRAIAAERRAGVEQNVAPRIRA is encoded by the coding sequence ATGATCACGCTCTATCACTGCGACGGCGCACGCTCATTCCGTCCGCTCTGGATGCTCGAAGAGATGGGCTTGCCCTATGAGCTGAAAATGCTGCCGTTCCCGCCACGCGTGTTCGCAAAGGAATATCTTGCGATCAATCCGCTCGGCACCATTCCGTTCATGATCGACGGCGAGACCAAAATGACGGAATCCTCCGGCATCTGCTATTACCTCGGCACCAAATATGGTCCGACGCCGCTGGTGGTCGGGCAGGACGACCCCGCCTATGGCGCGTTCCTGAACTGGATGTATTTCAGCGACGCCACGCTGACCTTTCCGCAAACGCTGGTGCTGAGATACAGCCAGCTCGAACCGGAGGAGCGGCGGAACCCGCAGGTGGCCGGCGATTACGCGAAATGGTTTTTGGGCCGGCTGCGCGCTGTCGAGGCAGCCACCGCGAATGCCGAAACCTTGTGCGCCGGCCGGTTCACTGCGGCCGACATCGTCAACGGCTATGCATTGCGGCTGGCGGGCAATATTGGCCTGGCTAAGGATTTTGGCCCCAATGTCGCCGCCTATTGGGCCCGGTTGCAGGAACGTGACGGGTACCAGCGGGCGATTGCCGCGGAACGCAGGGCCGGCGTCGAGCAGAACGTGGCACCTCGGATCCGGGCCTGA
- a CDS encoding acetyl-CoA carboxylase biotin carboxylase subunit, with amino-acid sequence MSGTELKRTPFFKILIANRGEIALRIMRTARRLGYGVVAVYSDADRDALHVREADQAVRIGEAQPAQSYLRIDAIIAAAKTSGASAIHPGYGFLAENEDFAQACRDAGLVFIGPSPEAIRAMGNKAGAKDIMQKAGVPIVPGYQGADQSDATMLAEARKIGVPVMIKAVAGGGGRGMRLVTDAAAFPDALRNARSEAQGAFGDPAVILERAIVNPRHIEIQVFGDRYGNAIHLGERDCSVQRRHQKLIEEAPSPKVTPELRARMGAVAVAAVKSIGYEGAGTLEFLLDPGGEFYFMEMNTRLQVEHPVTEAVTGLDLVELQLRIAAGEPLGLRQEDVKFSGHAIEVRLCSEDANHDFMPQSGTMALWQMPDGVRVEHALQSGSEIPPFYDSMIAKIISHGADRSEARGRLICGLEQTAAFGVTTNQGFLISCLRHPGFAKGEATTAFIGNHRDELLAPRANANAEAALAALLLYVTNPHAPPWRSGRSLAATFPLTMRIDLGHGAHEVDIVRERDGGYAAAVDGSELRFEIDELGRDAIRFRTDGMMESARFLRDGDCLYVLHRGATIAVRDLTLAAPASAAAAGGDGKVRAAMNGRVVAVLVKPGEQVVAGQPVMTLEAMKMEHVHMAGVAGTVSSIDVAEGEQVTTGRIVVEIAAA; translated from the coding sequence ATGAGCGGAACTGAATTGAAGCGAACGCCGTTCTTCAAGATCCTGATCGCCAACCGCGGCGAGATCGCGCTGCGGATCATGCGCACTGCGCGCCGGCTCGGCTATGGCGTGGTTGCCGTCTATTCCGATGCCGACCGCGACGCGCTGCATGTCCGAGAGGCCGATCAGGCGGTGCGGATCGGGGAGGCGCAGCCGGCGCAATCCTATCTGCGGATCGATGCGATCATCGCCGCCGCGAAAACCAGCGGCGCAAGCGCGATTCATCCGGGCTACGGCTTCCTCGCCGAGAACGAGGATTTCGCGCAAGCCTGTCGCGATGCCGGACTGGTTTTCATCGGTCCGTCGCCGGAGGCGATCCGGGCGATGGGCAACAAGGCGGGCGCCAAGGACATCATGCAGAAGGCGGGCGTACCTATCGTGCCCGGCTATCAGGGCGCGGACCAGAGCGACGCGACGATGCTGGCGGAGGCCAGGAAGATCGGCGTCCCCGTCATGATCAAGGCGGTCGCCGGCGGTGGCGGGCGCGGCATGCGGCTGGTCACGGATGCGGCAGCATTTCCGGATGCGCTGCGCAACGCGAGGTCGGAGGCGCAGGGCGCGTTCGGCGATCCCGCCGTCATACTCGAACGCGCCATCGTAAATCCCCGGCATATCGAGATTCAGGTGTTCGGCGACCGCTACGGCAACGCCATTCATCTCGGCGAGCGCGATTGCTCGGTGCAACGCCGGCATCAGAAACTGATCGAGGAAGCGCCGTCGCCGAAGGTGACGCCGGAACTGCGGGCGCGGATGGGCGCGGTCGCCGTCGCTGCGGTCAAGTCGATTGGCTATGAGGGCGCCGGCACGCTGGAGTTCCTGCTCGATCCGGGCGGCGAGTTCTACTTCATGGAGATGAACACGCGGCTGCAGGTCGAGCATCCCGTCACCGAGGCCGTCACCGGGCTCGATCTCGTCGAACTGCAATTGCGTATTGCAGCCGGCGAGCCGCTCGGGCTCAGGCAGGAGGATGTCAAATTCTCCGGCCATGCCATCGAAGTGCGGTTGTGCTCGGAGGACGCCAATCACGATTTCATGCCGCAGTCCGGCACAATGGCGTTGTGGCAGATGCCGGATGGGGTGCGCGTCGAGCATGCGCTGCAATCCGGTTCCGAAATCCCGCCGTTCTACGATTCGATGATCGCCAAGATCATCAGTCATGGCGCCGACCGCAGCGAGGCGCGGGGCCGGTTGATCTGCGGTCTGGAGCAGACGGCCGCGTTCGGCGTCACCACCAATCAGGGATTTTTGATTTCCTGCTTGCGTCATCCGGGCTTTGCCAAGGGCGAAGCGACCACGGCCTTCATCGGCAACCATCGCGACGAACTGTTGGCGCCGCGCGCCAACGCCAACGCGGAGGCCGCGTTGGCGGCCTTGTTGCTCTACGTCACCAATCCCCATGCGCCACCCTGGCGCAGCGGGCGCAGTCTGGCAGCGACGTTTCCGCTGACGATGCGGATCGATCTCGGCCATGGCGCGCACGAGGTGGATATCGTGCGGGAGCGCGATGGCGGGTATGCCGCCGCCGTCGATGGCAGTGAGCTTCGTTTCGAGATTGACGAACTCGGCCGCGATGCGATCCGCTTCCGCACCGACGGCATGATGGAGTCGGCAAGATTCCTGCGCGATGGCGACTGCCTCTATGTTCTGCACCGCGGAGCGACGATTGCGGTCCGCGACCTGACGCTGGCAGCGCCGGCCTCGGCTGCGGCGGCCGGTGGCGATGGCAAGGTGCGCGCGGCGATGAACGGCCGCGTGGTCGCGGTGCTGGTCAAGCCTGGTGAACAGGTTGTGGCCGGCCAGCCGGTGATGACGCTGGAGGCGATGAAGATGGAGCATGTACACATGGCGGGCGTCGCCGGTACGGTGTCGTCCATCGATGTTGCCGAGGGCGAGCAGGTGACGACGGGCAGGATCGTCGTGGAAATTGCAGCGGCGTAG
- a CDS encoding dipeptide ABC transporter ATP-binding protein: MTDQRPLLEVTDLVKHYAVRGGVLRRRVGTVHAVDGVSFSVGKGETLGLVGESGCGKSTVARSVLRLVEPSSGTIKLNGTDITGLSKAEMRPHRRSMQIVFQDPFASLNPRMTAGDIVGEPLSVHGLATGRAQQERVAELFAQVGLRSDQMKNYPHQFSGGQRQRICIARALSLGPSLIVCDEPVSALDVSIQAQVINLLIDLQRKNDFSYLFIAHDLAVVAHISHRVAVMYLGRIVEIADKSELFANPRHPYTQALLASVPIADPKAKKLAPMVDGDVPSPINPPSGCAFHTRCRYAMDRCKVERPALVAAGERHEVACWLNDGTGRPE, from the coding sequence ATGACCGATCAACGCCCGTTGCTGGAGGTTACCGACCTCGTCAAGCATTACGCGGTGCGCGGCGGCGTGCTGCGACGTCGCGTCGGCACCGTGCACGCCGTCGATGGCGTCAGCTTCTCCGTCGGCAAGGGCGAGACGCTGGGACTGGTCGGCGAGTCCGGCTGCGGCAAATCGACGGTCGCGCGCAGCGTGCTGCGGCTGGTGGAGCCGTCCAGCGGCACTATCAAATTGAACGGCACCGACATTACTGGCCTGAGCAAGGCCGAGATGCGGCCGCATCGGCGCTCGATGCAGATCGTGTTCCAGGATCCATTTGCTTCGCTCAATCCGCGCATGACCGCGGGCGATATCGTCGGCGAACCGCTCAGCGTGCACGGCCTTGCGACCGGCCGCGCGCAACAGGAACGCGTCGCCGAACTATTCGCGCAGGTCGGGCTACGTTCCGACCAGATGAAGAACTATCCGCATCAGTTCTCGGGCGGGCAGCGGCAGCGCATCTGCATTGCGCGGGCATTGTCGCTTGGGCCAAGCCTGATCGTGTGCGACGAGCCCGTATCGGCGCTCGACGTCTCGATCCAGGCGCAGGTGATCAATTTGTTGATCGACCTGCAGCGCAAGAATGATTTTTCCTACCTGTTCATCGCCCACGACCTCGCCGTCGTCGCCCATATCAGCCACCGCGTCGCCGTGATGTATCTCGGGCGCATCGTCGAGATCGCGGACAAGAGCGAATTGTTTGCCAACCCGCGTCATCCCTATACGCAGGCGCTGCTGGCCTCGGTCCCGATCGCCGATCCCAAAGCGAAGAAACTGGCGCCCATGGTCGACGGCGACGTCCCGAGTCCCATCAACCCGCCGTCCGGCTGCGCCTTCCACACCCGCTGCCGCTATGCCATGGACCGCTGCAAGGTGGAGCGGCCGGCGCTGGTGGCGGCTGGCGAACGGCATGAGGTAGCGTGCTGGCTGAACGACGGAACGGGGCGACCGGAGTAG
- a CDS encoding acyl-CoA dehydrogenase family protein produces the protein MLFTADHDEPRRILQKFIAAEINPFVDEWEKADIFPAHELFKKLGDLGFLGLNKPVEFGGQGLDYSYALMMAEELGAIKCGGVPMAIGVQTDMATPALARFGSDEVRREFLSPAIAGDAVACVGVSEPGAGSDVASIKTQARSDGDDYVINGGKMWITNGVQADWICLLANTSDDQVHRNKSLICVPMKAKGVQVARKLDKMGMRSSDTAQIFFDNVRVPKRNRIGEEGKGFTYQMVQFQEERLWGAAACLKAHEFIITETIEYTRNRKAFGKSILDNQTVHFKLAEMQTEVELLRALVYRAAEALIAGEDVTRLATMAKLKAGRLGRELTDACLQFWGGMGFMNETPVSRAYRDSRLTSIGGGADEVMLTVLCKMMGTLPKN, from the coding sequence ATGCTCTTCACCGCCGACCACGACGAACCTCGCCGTATCCTGCAAAAGTTCATCGCCGCCGAAATAAACCCGTTCGTCGATGAATGGGAGAAGGCCGACATCTTCCCCGCGCACGAATTGTTCAAGAAGCTCGGCGATCTCGGCTTTCTCGGCCTCAACAAGCCGGTCGAATTCGGCGGGCAGGGGCTCGATTACTCCTACGCGTTGATGATGGCCGAAGAGCTCGGCGCCATCAAATGTGGCGGCGTGCCGATGGCGATCGGCGTGCAGACCGATATGGCAACGCCTGCGCTGGCGCGGTTCGGTTCAGATGAAGTGCGACGCGAGTTTCTTAGCCCCGCGATTGCGGGAGATGCGGTCGCCTGTGTCGGTGTTTCAGAGCCCGGCGCCGGTTCCGATGTCGCCTCGATCAAGACCCAGGCGCGCTCCGATGGTGATGATTACGTCATCAATGGCGGCAAGATGTGGATCACCAACGGCGTGCAGGCCGACTGGATCTGCCTGCTCGCCAACACCAGCGACGATCAGGTCCACCGCAACAAGTCGCTGATCTGTGTGCCGATGAAAGCCAAGGGCGTGCAGGTCGCGCGCAAGCTCGACAAGATGGGCATGCGCTCGTCCGACACCGCGCAGATCTTCTTCGACAACGTCCGGGTGCCCAAGCGCAACCGCATCGGCGAGGAGGGCAAGGGCTTTACCTACCAGATGGTGCAGTTCCAGGAGGAGCGGCTGTGGGGCGCGGCCGCCTGCCTCAAGGCGCATGAATTCATCATCACCGAGACGATCGAATACACACGCAATCGAAAGGCGTTCGGAAAGTCGATCCTCGATAACCAGACCGTTCATTTCAAGCTTGCGGAGATGCAGACCGAGGTCGAGCTGTTGCGCGCGCTGGTCTACCGCGCCGCCGAGGCGTTGATCGCGGGCGAAGACGTGACACGGCTCGCCACCATGGCCAAGCTCAAGGCGGGTCGTCTGGGGCGTGAACTCACCGATGCCTGCCTGCAGTTCTGGGGCGGCATGGGCTTCATGAACGAGACGCCGGTCAGCCGGGCCTATCGCGACAGCCGCCTGACCTCGATCGGCGGCGGCGCCGACGAGGTGATGCTGACAGTGCTGTGCAAGATGATGGGCACGCTGCCGAAAAACTAA
- a CDS encoding ABC transporter permease, translated as MTTINFDSELRRAGAHSTHGWRRLLFLAQRYLLGTIGLVIMVMFVWMAISADLICRYDPLSVDSAQRLASPSAAHWMGTDSFGRDVWSRIVHGARISLAVGIGATALGSSIGVVVGLASGYLSGWVDLLFQRITDILQALPLLVLALVMTAALGPSLPNVIIAIAIPLIPTVARVIRANTLALRELPFVEAAKSIGMSETRIALRHVLPNTLAPLIVLATAQLGSTILTEASLSFLGLGIPEPYPSWGRMLSESAAEYVRTAPWLVIFPGVAISLAVFGTNLFGDALRDILDPRQRG; from the coding sequence TTGACCACGATCAATTTCGACAGCGAGTTAAGACGGGCCGGCGCCCATTCGACGCATGGCTGGCGCCGTCTGCTGTTTCTGGCGCAGCGCTATCTGCTCGGCACGATCGGCCTTGTCATCATGGTGATGTTCGTCTGGATGGCGATCTCGGCCGACCTGATCTGCCGTTACGATCCACTCAGCGTCGATTCCGCGCAACGGCTGGCCTCGCCCAGCGCGGCGCACTGGATGGGAACCGATTCATTCGGCCGCGACGTCTGGAGCCGGATCGTCCACGGCGCGCGGATTTCGCTGGCGGTCGGCATCGGCGCCACCGCGCTGGGATCGTCAATCGGCGTCGTCGTCGGCCTTGCATCGGGCTATCTGTCCGGCTGGGTCGACCTGCTATTCCAGCGCATCACCGACATTCTGCAGGCCCTGCCCTTGCTGGTGCTGGCGCTGGTGATGACGGCGGCGCTCGGGCCGTCATTGCCGAACGTCATCATCGCGATTGCGATCCCGCTGATCCCGACGGTCGCCCGCGTCATTCGCGCCAATACGCTGGCGCTGCGCGAACTGCCGTTCGTCGAGGCCGCAAAATCGATCGGCATGAGCGAGACCCGCATCGCGCTGCGCCACGTGCTGCCCAATACGCTGGCGCCCCTGATCGTGCTGGCGACCGCGCAACTCGGCTCCACCATCCTCACCGAAGCCTCGCTGTCGTTCCTCGGCCTCGGCATTCCCGAACCCTATCCGTCCTGGGGACGCATGCTGTCGGAATCGGCGGCGGAATATGTCCGCACCGCGCCGTGGCTGGTGATCTTCCCGGGAGTAGCCATCAGCCTTGCGGTGTTCGGCACCAATCTGTTCGGCGACGCGCTTCGCGACATCCTCGACCCGAGGCAGCGCGGCTGA
- a CDS encoding helix-turn-helix domain-containing protein yields the protein MDDVGHKSGHLMLITPERVFYAGLLGRPRQRCSGAFNIYVSIEGGLWLTTADGRETHGEMVALLPNIRHTIASDYRSVLSVVIEPESVRPGVLEDLARRLAGPEGAAFTSRIRAAYRELREHHAGNEYSSAEFDCLCLGEALPQRILDPRVVRAILQIGKFSGEPVTAASCAAEAGLSPSRFLHLFKEETEISFRSFRAWKRARHLLHFANQDINLAHLAQDIGYPDSTHFSHSIRRFYGLKPRAIFSGSRDLAIYSHRHAAADNSGWTQEAG from the coding sequence ATGGACGATGTCGGCCACAAATCCGGCCATCTGATGCTGATCACCCCGGAGCGCGTGTTCTATGCTGGCCTGCTCGGCCGCCCGCGCCAACGCTGTTCGGGCGCCTTCAACATCTATGTCTCGATCGAGGGCGGTCTCTGGCTCACCACCGCCGATGGCCGGGAAACCCATGGCGAAATGGTCGCCCTGTTGCCGAACATCAGGCACACCATCGCCAGCGATTATCGCTCGGTGCTCAGCGTCGTGATCGAGCCGGAGAGCGTTCGCCCCGGTGTGCTCGAAGACCTCGCACGGCGTCTCGCGGGACCCGAAGGCGCAGCGTTCACCAGCCGCATCCGCGCCGCCTATCGCGAACTGCGCGAGCATCACGCCGGCAATGAATATTCCAGCGCCGAATTCGATTGCCTGTGCCTTGGCGAGGCCCTGCCGCAGCGCATACTCGATCCGCGCGTGGTGCGCGCGATTCTGCAGATCGGAAAATTCTCCGGCGAGCCGGTGACGGCAGCGAGCTGCGCCGCGGAGGCGGGACTATCTCCGTCGCGCTTCCTGCATTTGTTCAAGGAAGAGACCGAAATATCATTCCGCTCCTTCCGCGCCTGGAAGCGCGCGCGGCATCTGCTGCACTTCGCCAACCAGGACATCAACCTTGCGCATCTCGCGCAGGATATCGGCTATCCCGACTCCACGCATTTCAGCCACTCGATCCGCCGCTTCTATGGCTTGAAGCCGCGCGCGATCTTTTCAGGTTCGCGCGATCTGGCGATCTATAGCCACCGCCATGCCGCCGCCGACAATAGCGGGTGGACGCAAGAAGCCGGCTGA
- a CDS encoding ABC transporter ATP-binding protein: protein MTEAQKDDMVLDVKNLQTVFFTNSGLFRAVDDVSFSVRRGETLAIVGESGCGKSVTALSVMRLVPDPPGRVVGGSVTLEGTDLLGLDEAEMRKIRGNRISMIFQEPMTSLNPVMRIGDQITEVLRLHREMTSRETWAKAVEMLRLVRIPEPERRALEYPHQLSGGMRQRAMIAMALACRPALLIADEPTTALDVTIQAQILALIVDLQKTLGTGLILITHDLGVVAQTAQRVIVMYAGKKVEEATVEDLFENPKHPYTRGLMASMPAVISFGAKTDARLNEIPGMVPSLTNLPPGCAFAPRCSLAVDRCRAEYPPLQEVDGDHFAACWRATELVGAP, encoded by the coding sequence ATGACCGAGGCGCAGAAGGACGACATGGTTCTCGATGTGAAGAACCTGCAGACGGTGTTCTTCACCAACTCAGGTCTGTTCCGCGCGGTCGACGATGTCTCGTTCAGCGTCCGCCGCGGCGAGACGCTGGCGATCGTCGGCGAATCCGGCTGCGGCAAGAGCGTGACTGCGCTGTCGGTGATGCGGCTGGTGCCGGACCCGCCCGGGCGGGTGGTCGGCGGCTCGGTGACGCTGGAAGGGACCGACCTGCTCGGCCTCGACGAGGCCGAGATGCGCAAGATCCGCGGCAACCGGATCTCGATGATTTTTCAGGAGCCGATGACCTCGCTCAATCCCGTGATGCGGATCGGCGACCAGATCACCGAAGTGCTGCGCCTGCACCGGGAAATGACCTCCAGGGAGACGTGGGCCAAGGCGGTCGAGATGCTGCGCCTCGTCCGCATTCCCGAGCCGGAACGCCGCGCGCTGGAATATCCGCATCAGCTTTCCGGCGGCATGCGGCAACGCGCGATGATCGCGATGGCCTTGGCGTGCCGGCCGGCGCTGTTGATTGCGGACGAGCCGACCACCGCGCTCGACGTGACGATCCAGGCGCAGATCCTGGCGCTGATCGTCGATCTGCAGAAGACGCTCGGAACTGGATTGATCCTGATCACGCACGATCTCGGCGTGGTGGCGCAGACCGCGCAGCGCGTCATCGTGATGTATGCCGGCAAGAAGGTCGAGGAAGCGACCGTGGAAGACCTGTTCGAGAATCCGAAGCACCCGTATACGCGCGGGCTTATGGCCTCGATGCCGGCGGTGATTTCATTCGGCGCCAAGACCGACGCACGACTGAACGAAATTCCCGGCATGGTGCCGTCGCTGACCAACCTGCCGCCGGGCTGCGCCTTTGCGCCGCGCTGCAGCCTCGCCGTCGATCGCTGTCGCGCAGAATACCCGCCGCTACAGGAAGTCGACGGTGATCATTTTGCGGCGTGCTGGCGCGCGACAGAATTGGTAGGCGCGCCATGA